The following are encoded together in the Triticum dicoccoides isolate Atlit2015 ecotype Zavitan chromosome 6B, WEW_v2.0, whole genome shotgun sequence genome:
- the LOC119324612 gene encoding F-box/FBD/LRR-repeat protein At3g52680-like — MVEDNEDDRLSILPDDVLLNIVERLDIADAARTTILSRRWKQIPAMLSKVVIMAGSFEPKHTASKLTLDDIFRFNTTVLEATRSILERRAGTLYTIHLLRMQFYLGDESIFIGQAVANTIATQKVASIEFTILTKVRKNCTNDDLLTYGRQFMSFFDSCPNTFGCLARLTLENLRLGESDFPKIFSICKQPEFLILYDCDMGIQSSLEVEHPQLSELAIVCGCFKRVHLKWAPKLTILKFNIFRSQDDPFCLGYVPLLQTVSIINTAFSWHKMLKLSELLGKTAISNLHLNFKSEKIWVKPEGRRQLLPVFHKLRIVNLLNISAECDLTWTMFLLQGAPNLKELRILVRDHLCEMVTGELRKMCPLARRRTRDYSGNHLHPI; from the exons ATGGTG gaggacaatgaagatgatagGCTCAGCATTTTGCCTGATGATGTTTTGCTCAACATTGTTGAGCGACTTGATATTGCTGACGCCGCAAGAACCACCATCCTCTCCAGACGTTGGAAGCAGATCCCTGCAATGCTGTCAAAAGTTGTTATAATGGCTGGTTCTTTTGAGCCCAAGCACACTGCAAGCAAGTTGACTTTAGATGATATATTTCGGTTCAACACCACCGTGCTGGAAGCAACCAGGAGCATACTGGAAAGGAGGGCTGGAACTTTATACACCATTCACCTGTTGCGCATGCAATTCTACTTGGGAGATGAGTCCATTTTCATTGGCCAGGCTGTTGCCAACACCATAGCAACACAAAAGGTTGCTTCAATTGAGTTTACAATCTTGACGAAGGTGCGTAAAAATTGTACCAATGATGACCTACTCACATATGGGAGGCAGTTCATGTCATTCTTTGATTCGTGTCCAAACACATTTGGTTGTCTTGCACGCCTCACGCTAGAGAATTTGAGGTTAGGAGAATCAGACTTCCCCAAAATTTTCAGTATATGCAAGCAACCGGAGTTCCTCATCCTCTACGACTGTGACATGGGTATTCAGTCTTCGCTGGAAGTGGAACACCCACAACTAAGTGAACTAGCGATTGTCTGTGGCTGTTTTAAAAGGGTTCATCTGAAGTGGGCACCAAAACTCACAATACTGAAATTCAATATTTTTAGATCTCAAGATGACCCCTTCTGTCTTGGCTATGTCCCACTGCTCCAGACTGTGAGCATCATCAATACTGCTTTCTCCTGGCACAAGATGCTCAAGTTAAGCGAGTTGCTTGGTAAAACTGCCATAAGCAACCTACATTTGAACTTCAAAAGCGAAAAG ATTTGGGTCAAACCGGAAGGTCGAAGACAATTGTTACCGGTGTTCCACAAACTTAGAATTGTGAATTTGCTTAACATATCTGCAGAATGTGATCTGACTTGGACAATGTTCTTACTCCAAGGTGCACCCAACCTTAAGGAACTACGCATCTTG GTGCGGGATCATTTATGTGAAATGGTAACAGGGGAGTTGAGGAAGATGTGTCCATTAGCGAGGAGAAGGACAAGGGACTACAGTGGGAACCATTTGCATCCGATTTAA